In Rhizobium oryzihabitans, one DNA window encodes the following:
- a CDS encoding extracellular solute-binding protein, protein MRMKFLAIAALALATTAAPCLSADSNMKNLDFDLSKVTRDNFYDIVVPAAKAEGAVTMYNFAGSFADTWKELISRFEAKYGIKVAYSDVKGDQANQQLIAVQAAGQDSPVDAYFAGGGSYPLLSSKGVVGNIALTKILPNMANYDPKMAETVFGKPHGGSFPLVHLNQTAIGYDSAFVKAEDVPKSFEDLLVWAEKNPKRLGVTLPAKGGSGGGFIYSVALNYLTGDCRAKLTDYNQTLQQAEDWAMESECLTPVWDYYRRLLAVAELTNGNADTLNLINNQQLHMGTVWEDQVMSFLGTKQLPDSFRVTLLEKGQVGSGDAMFVPANAKNVAAALLLIDMAMSKEFQLWKLENKASRSPRADVTNDLMPKAVQEHVLPQSVYPRLSLPAFWDMSTALAEALDEKVLNQ, encoded by the coding sequence ATGCGCATGAAATTTCTTGCGATCGCCGCGCTTGCGCTGGCGACGACGGCAGCACCGTGCCTTTCGGCTGACAGCAATATGAAAAACCTCGACTTCGATCTGTCGAAGGTCACGCGCGACAATTTCTACGACATCGTTGTTCCGGCCGCCAAAGCCGAGGGCGCGGTGACGATGTATAACTTCGCCGGCAGTTTTGCCGATACGTGGAAGGAGCTGATCAGCCGTTTCGAAGCCAAATATGGCATCAAGGTCGCCTATAGCGACGTGAAGGGCGATCAGGCGAACCAGCAGCTGATCGCGGTACAGGCGGCAGGGCAGGATTCACCGGTTGATGCCTATTTCGCCGGCGGCGGCAGCTATCCGCTTCTATCCTCCAAGGGGGTTGTCGGCAATATTGCACTGACGAAAATCCTGCCGAACATGGCCAATTACGATCCGAAAATGGCCGAAACCGTCTTCGGCAAGCCGCATGGCGGCAGCTTTCCGCTGGTGCATCTCAACCAGACGGCTATCGGTTATGACTCTGCCTTCGTGAAGGCCGAGGATGTGCCGAAAAGCTTCGAGGACCTGCTGGTCTGGGCCGAAAAGAACCCCAAGCGGCTTGGCGTCACCCTGCCGGCCAAGGGTGGTTCGGGCGGCGGTTTCATTTATTCGGTGGCGCTCAATTATCTCACCGGCGACTGCCGTGCAAAGCTCACCGACTATAATCAGACGCTGCAGCAGGCCGAAGACTGGGCCATGGAGTCCGAGTGCCTTACGCCTGTCTGGGACTATTACCGCCGTCTTCTGGCGGTGGCTGAATTGACCAATGGCAATGCCGATACGCTCAACCTCATCAACAACCAGCAGCTTCACATGGGTACCGTCTGGGAAGATCAGGTCATGAGCTTCCTCGGCACCAAGCAATTGCCTGACAGTTTCCGCGTCACGCTTCTGGAAAAGGGCCAGGTCGGCTCTGGCGACGCCATGTTCGTGCCGGCCAATGCGAAGAATGTCGCCGCGGCGCTGCTGCTGATCGACATGGCGATGAGCAAGGAATTCCAGCTCTGGAAGCTGGAAAACAAGGCCTCCCGCTCTCCGCGCGCCGACGTCACCAATGATCTGATGCCGAAGGCCGTGCAGGAGCATGTGCTGCCGCAGAGCGTCTATCCGCGCCTGTCGCTGCCGGCTTTCTGGGACATGTCGACGGCGCTTGCCGAAGCGCTCGATGAAAAAGTCCTCAACCAGTAA
- a CDS encoding ABC transporter permease, with the protein MSAITLDPPSSARRRAFTPEDRIFVSIGLYGALTLAIAVPLALMFLWSIADGWSPPLIVPKDYTAARWASILSDGSLIRAAVNSILIAIVVTFLTAAIALPTAWAMARFPFRLKRLVEIFILAPIIIPGLVVAVGIGQVFLLFGLAYSVTGVILVQIVGTLPLMIRLMTAALETIPDDLIHAARSLGAGTVGIVFHIILPLAVPGLLAGGLMSFIGSFEEFDKSFIVGAPVVETLPIKLYMYLDPYSMQLPLAAIVSFILLLPALIVFIIAGRILRDDLMAAGMGKI; encoded by the coding sequence ATGAGCGCTATAACTCTCGATCCCCCCAGCAGTGCCCGTCGCCGCGCCTTTACGCCGGAGGACCGGATTTTCGTTTCCATTGGGCTTTATGGCGCGCTGACACTCGCTATCGCCGTGCCGCTGGCGCTGATGTTCCTCTGGAGCATTGCCGACGGCTGGTCGCCGCCGCTCATCGTGCCGAAGGATTACACCGCGGCGCGCTGGGCGAGCATCCTGAGCGATGGCAGCCTCATCCGCGCTGCGGTCAACAGCATCCTCATCGCCATCGTCGTCACCTTCCTGACCGCGGCCATCGCCTTGCCCACTGCCTGGGCCATGGCGCGTTTTCCCTTCCGGCTGAAACGGCTGGTGGAAATCTTCATTCTGGCGCCGATCATCATACCCGGGCTCGTCGTCGCCGTCGGCATCGGTCAGGTATTCCTGCTTTTCGGCCTCGCCTATTCGGTGACGGGCGTCATCCTCGTGCAGATCGTCGGCACCCTGCCGCTGATGATCCGGCTGATGACGGCGGCGCTGGAGACCATTCCCGACGATCTTATCCATGCCGCGCGCTCGCTCGGCGCGGGCACTGTCGGCATCGTTTTTCACATCATATTGCCGCTGGCCGTGCCCGGCCTTCTGGCCGGCGGGCTGATGTCCTTCATCGGCAGCTTCGAGGAATTCGACAAGTCCTTCATCGTCGGCGCGCCGGTCGTCGAGACCCTGCCGATCAAGCTCTATATGTATCTCGATCCCTATTCGATGCAGCTGCCGCTCGCCGCCATCGTCTCCTTCATCCTGCTTCTTCCCGCACTCATCGTCTTCATCATTGCCGGCCGCATCCTGCGCGACGACCTGATGGCGGCGGGTATGGGGAAAATCTGA
- a CDS encoding ABC transporter substrate-binding protein → MVKLFSGVSALVMASIAGLSAAQAETRTITFLFTDDDQGYVQRMSELSKEFEAANPGVKINFVSSGYDAVSKQLPVQLAVGEGPDIAKITDWQLAPYYLDMRPYMKDADGFAKLHGSSLEQLRLPGVNDPKSINGYMASQTLNLPFVNKTLFEQAGEPLPAPTAKFSEIVEASARVAKATGVQIPFTMDRSGHRFSGGAFAYGATYVKDGKFSFPDDAAKKYIADIYSWTQNGSFPKEMWGAAGGSQYKNMGDEFVNGNVVTYLAGNWMVNPFQNKIGDAFEWTAINAPCGEAGCYAMPGGTAIVGFKRTKYPEDVAHFVEFLGSEKVQREIAENYVVLTGAEIVDPQYKLKSEDAKAAMKVFLDNKKNVPQAARDFERAKGGSAMYQQIVQRMSQLIVGELTLDQTYKVLEDDVAKINEAVAVKK, encoded by the coding sequence ATGGTGAAATTGTTTTCGGGCGTCAGCGCCCTCGTGATGGCGTCTATCGCGGGTCTTTCGGCCGCGCAGGCAGAGACCAGAACGATCACGTTCCTTTTTACGGATGACGACCAGGGTTATGTGCAGCGCATGTCGGAACTCAGCAAGGAGTTCGAGGCGGCCAATCCCGGCGTGAAGATCAACTTCGTGTCTTCTGGTTATGATGCCGTGTCCAAGCAGCTGCCGGTGCAGCTGGCGGTGGGCGAGGGCCCTGATATCGCCAAGATCACCGACTGGCAGCTTGCGCCCTATTATCTCGACATGCGCCCCTACATGAAGGATGCGGATGGCTTCGCAAAGTTGCACGGCTCCAGCCTCGAGCAGCTGCGCCTGCCCGGTGTCAATGACCCGAAGTCGATCAATGGCTACATGGCGTCGCAGACGCTCAACCTGCCCTTCGTCAACAAAACGCTGTTCGAGCAGGCGGGTGAGCCCTTGCCAGCGCCGACCGCGAAGTTCAGTGAAATCGTCGAGGCATCCGCCCGCGTCGCCAAGGCGACCGGTGTGCAGATCCCCTTTACCATGGATCGTTCCGGCCACCGCTTCTCCGGCGGCGCCTTCGCCTATGGCGCGACCTATGTGAAGGACGGCAAGTTCAGCTTTCCGGACGATGCGGCCAAGAAATACATCGCCGATATCTATTCATGGACGCAGAATGGCAGCTTCCCCAAGGAAATGTGGGGTGCTGCGGGCGGTTCGCAATACAAGAACATGGGTGACGAGTTCGTCAACGGCAATGTCGTGACCTATCTGGCTGGCAACTGGATGGTCAATCCGTTCCAGAACAAGATCGGCGACGCCTTCGAGTGGACGGCGATCAATGCGCCCTGCGGTGAGGCCGGATGCTACGCCATGCCCGGCGGCACCGCGATCGTCGGCTTCAAGCGCACCAAATATCCGGAGGATGTGGCTCACTTCGTCGAATTCCTCGGCTCCGAAAAGGTGCAGCGGGAAATCGCCGAGAACTATGTCGTCCTGACGGGTGCCGAGATCGTCGATCCGCAATACAAGCTGAAGAGCGAAGACGCCAAGGCGGCGATGAAGGTCTTCCTCGACAACAAGAAGAACGTGCCCCAGGCCGCCCGGGACTTCGAACGCGCCAAGGGCGGCAGCGCCATGTACCAGCAGATCGTCCAACGCATGAGCCAGCTCATCGTCGGTGAATTGACGCTCGACCAGACCTACAAGGTTCTGGAGGATGACGTCGCCAAGATCAACGAGGCCGTTGCGGTCAAGAAATAA
- a CDS encoding glycerophosphodiester phosphodiesterase family protein, translating into MHQTLAAFRNTSNPCNVLALCSRDNPAILTIAHRGFWTATAENSLASVRAAIVAGVEMIEIDTQATADGRLVVIHDETLDRTTTGKGTVSALPFEVVRAAKLKAGAGGEAAEMTDECVPTLEELLEEARGRITVNIDTKFTRDLPQVMETVLRLGVEDQVLVKTDIDPEAGRFEVLNTDWFGKIPHMPMFPVRKGKFAEDLRRIEALKAPMIEVKFTDIADLAEGRAEMERQNIRLWINSLDVSHCLDFNDTRALSNPEAVWGALAEAGVGAIQTDEVEAFTNWLKTGAGETGRAWRR; encoded by the coding sequence ATGCACCAGACCCTTGCTGCCTTCCGCAATACCTCCAATCCCTGCAATGTGCTTGCACTCTGCTCGCGAGACAATCCGGCCATCCTGACCATCGCCCATCGCGGCTTCTGGACCGCCACTGCGGAAAACTCGCTCGCCTCCGTCCGCGCTGCGATCGTGGCCGGCGTCGAGATGATCGAGATCGACACGCAGGCGACGGCCGATGGCCGGCTCGTTGTCATTCATGACGAAACGCTCGACCGCACCACGACGGGCAAGGGAACGGTGAGCGCGCTGCCTTTCGAGGTGGTCCGCGCAGCGAAGCTGAAGGCCGGCGCAGGCGGCGAGGCCGCTGAGATGACCGATGAATGCGTGCCGACGCTGGAGGAGTTGCTGGAAGAGGCGCGCGGCAGGATCACCGTCAATATCGACACCAAATTCACCCGCGATCTGCCGCAGGTCATGGAAACCGTACTGCGGCTCGGCGTCGAGGATCAGGTGCTGGTGAAGACCGATATCGATCCCGAAGCGGGCCGTTTCGAGGTGCTGAACACTGACTGGTTCGGCAAGATCCCGCATATGCCGATGTTCCCGGTCCGGAAGGGCAAGTTCGCCGAGGATCTGCGCCGTATCGAGGCGTTAAAGGCGCCGATGATCGAAGTGAAATTTACTGATATTGCCGATCTGGCCGAGGGCCGTGCCGAGATGGAGCGCCAGAATATCCGTCTGTGGATCAACTCGCTCGACGTTTCCCATTGCCTTGATTTCAACGATACGCGTGCGCTTTCAAATCCCGAAGCCGTCTGGGGTGCTCTTGCCGAGGCTGGCGTCGGCGCGATCCAGACCGATGAAGTCGAAGCCTTCACCAACTGGTTGAAGACGGGCGCCGGTGAGACGGGCAGGGCGTGGAGACGATGA
- a CDS encoding ABC transporter permease, with product MAGLLRNRRAQLLFLLLPGVGYLLVFFGGPLLSALIGSFRQEDGGFTLMFYQRIFTRASMIRGLTTSIYYGVMPVIVSLAASVPLALLIRKSFLGRKLFSGLYKLPMAVPGIIVGLIVIVVFERGGFLDRLVAPLGLELPKLVRDDWGVGVILASVWKQIPFMTLIITSAFAAIPEDIRYASRTLGASRLKTFFFVEVPLAMPGITAAILLTFIGSMGSYAIPDIVGPPTARPLSVLMVKEFNQGRFNQVYAMGMVLSLFAVSVLLLYYSLTSRIGPGQTRGDA from the coding sequence ATGGCCGGGCTTCTGCGAAACAGGCGCGCCCAGCTTCTATTCCTGCTTTTGCCGGGTGTTGGGTATCTTCTTGTCTTCTTCGGCGGGCCGCTGCTGTCGGCGCTGATCGGCAGTTTCAGGCAGGAGGATGGCGGCTTCACGCTGATGTTCTACCAGCGGATTTTCACCCGCGCGTCGATGATCCGGGGGCTCACGACCTCCATCTATTACGGCGTCATGCCTGTTATCGTCTCGCTTGCGGCCTCTGTGCCGCTGGCGCTTTTGATCCGCAAGAGCTTTCTCGGTCGAAAACTGTTCAGCGGCCTTTACAAGCTGCCGATGGCGGTGCCGGGTATCATCGTCGGCCTGATAGTGATCGTCGTTTTCGAAAGGGGCGGGTTTCTCGACCGGTTGGTCGCGCCGCTCGGGCTGGAACTGCCCAAGCTCGTACGCGACGACTGGGGCGTCGGCGTCATCCTCGCCAGCGTCTGGAAGCAGATACCCTTCATGACGCTGATCATCACAAGCGCCTTTGCAGCCATTCCCGAAGATATACGTTACGCCTCGCGCACGCTTGGCGCTTCGCGGTTGAAGACATTCTTCTTCGTGGAGGTGCCGCTCGCCATGCCGGGCATCACCGCCGCCATTCTTCTGACCTTCATCGGTTCCATGGGCTCTTACGCCATTCCAGACATCGTCGGTCCGCCGACGGCCCGGCCGCTTTCGGTGCTGATGGTCAAGGAATTCAACCAGGGACGTTTCAACCAGGTCTATGCCATGGGCATGGTGCTGAGCCTCTTCGCGGTCTCCGTGCTGCTGCTCTATTACTCCCTGACATCCCGCATCGGCCCCGGCCAAACCCGCGGAGACGCATGA
- a CDS encoding AraC family transcriptional regulator: protein MDPLSDIIDLLRPSAAVSKPISGRGRWGVRYRAYDAPGFAIVLSGAAWVLLEGREPLRLARGDFLLLPSTPAFSLCSDTDVECIPVEPQDRPVRHGEQEGEPDFVALGGSFLFERVNAALLLSLMPGLIHVPAGKGGASRLARLIELLSEECASEDAGKELIIRRMLEVLLIEVLRRPGAGSEAIPAGLVKGMRLPGLARALSAMHANIRANWTVAELAGIAGMSRSAFAARFAEMLGCAPIEYLARWRMALARDALMRGAKSLDHIADEIGYESASAFSTAFRRRMGVAPGSFARANDERRQQQVGFL from the coding sequence ATGGATCCACTCAGCGATATTATCGATCTCCTGCGCCCGAGCGCCGCCGTTTCCAAGCCGATTTCCGGACGGGGCCGGTGGGGCGTGCGTTATCGCGCTTATGACGCTCCGGGTTTTGCAATCGTCCTTTCCGGCGCGGCCTGGGTTCTGCTCGAGGGCCGCGAACCCCTGCGGCTGGCGCGCGGTGATTTCCTGCTCCTGCCATCGACGCCGGCTTTCTCGCTCTGCAGCGATACCGATGTCGAATGTATTCCGGTGGAGCCGCAAGACCGGCCGGTCCGGCATGGTGAACAGGAGGGAGAGCCGGATTTCGTTGCGCTTGGGGGAAGCTTCCTGTTCGAGCGGGTCAATGCTGCGCTTCTGCTTTCGCTGATGCCCGGGCTGATCCATGTGCCGGCGGGCAAGGGCGGAGCATCCCGGCTGGCGCGCCTCATAGAATTGCTGTCGGAGGAATGCGCCAGCGAGGATGCGGGCAAGGAACTCATCATCCGGCGCATGCTGGAGGTTCTTTTGATCGAAGTGTTGCGTCGTCCCGGCGCTGGCAGCGAGGCTATTCCGGCGGGGCTGGTGAAGGGAATGCGCTTGCCCGGACTTGCTCGCGCCCTGTCCGCCATGCATGCCAACATCCGCGCCAACTGGACGGTGGCCGAACTGGCCGGGATCGCCGGCATGTCGCGCTCGGCCTTTGCCGCGCGTTTTGCTGAAATGCTCGGCTGCGCGCCGATCGAATATCTGGCGCGCTGGCGGATGGCGCTTGCCAGGGATGCACTGATGCGCGGCGCAAAGTCGCTCGATCATATCGCGGATGAGATCGGCTACGAATCCGCCAGCGCATTCAGCACCGCTTTCCGCAGGAGAATGGGGGTTGCCCCAGGCAGCTTTGCCCGCGCCAATGATGAAAGACGCCAGCAGCAGGTAGGTTTTCTCTAG
- a CDS encoding inositol monophosphatase family protein codes for MSERLERAVAIIEEAMGLTLRFFEARDTIATRTKGFQDFVSEADTTVEKLIRDRLAAAFPGETVLGEEMGGVADDAYWIIDPIDGTANFLRGSPLWGISLGFVRSGRPELGVVAMPMFADIYAAADGTGLMLNGKPLARQVPFEAVQVMSLGDSAATDAEEVAALNVGLRHAGWVVESIRSTSIGLAFSARGIFDGHLQKLTTMWDIAGGVVLAREAGLDVRIGTRPGSGIPWVAAATPALMTATEGLWPEIAEKASTEPA; via the coding sequence ATGAGCGAGCGTCTCGAACGCGCCGTCGCCATCATCGAGGAAGCGATGGGCCTTACCCTTCGCTTTTTCGAGGCCCGCGACACCATCGCCACCCGGACGAAGGGCTTTCAGGATTTCGTCTCGGAAGCCGACACCACGGTCGAAAAGTTGATCCGCGACCGTTTGGCGGCCGCTTTTCCCGGAGAAACGGTGCTGGGTGAAGAAATGGGCGGCGTTGCCGATGACGCCTATTGGATCATCGATCCCATCGACGGCACCGCCAATTTCCTGCGCGGTTCGCCGCTCTGGGGCATCTCGCTCGGTTTCGTGCGGAGCGGCCGACCGGAACTCGGCGTCGTCGCCATGCCGATGTTTGCGGATATCTACGCGGCGGCTGATGGGACCGGGTTGATGCTGAACGGCAAGCCGCTTGCCCGTCAGGTGCCTTTCGAGGCTGTGCAGGTCATGTCGCTCGGCGACAGCGCCGCCACCGATGCGGAGGAAGTGGCGGCTCTCAATGTCGGGCTTCGGCATGCGGGCTGGGTGGTGGAATCCATCCGCTCGACATCGATCGGCCTTGCCTTTTCCGCGCGCGGCATCTTCGACGGCCATCTGCAGAAGCTGACGACCATGTGGGACATCGCCGGCGGCGTCGTTCTCGCAAGGGAAGCGGGTCTCGATGTCCGCATCGGGACGCGCCCCGGCAGCGGCATCCCCTGGGTTGCCGCCGCCACGCCAGCGCTGATGACGGCGACGGAGGGGCTGTGGCCGGAGATTGCGGAGAAAGCATCGACGGAACCTGCGTGA
- a CDS encoding SDR family oxidoreductase: protein MTKTILITGTSSGYGKATAAFFLSRGWNVVATMRNPDASRFGDDTGRLRVLPLDVTDEKSIAALIDAAGPVDVLVNNAGIGMVGAFEATPMSAIRTIFDTNSFGVMAMTQAIIPLMRKRRSGTIVNVTSSATLASFPLAAAYTASKQAIQGFSGSLAHELGHFGIRVKLVEPGYAPTTRFTANAILPLEQLLPDDYMAFAAPILEGFATPAMTTTQDDVAETVWNAVHDVSGQLRFPAGPDAVALARGN, encoded by the coding sequence ATGACCAAGACCATCCTCATCACCGGCACCTCGTCTGGTTATGGCAAGGCGACCGCCGCGTTCTTTCTGTCCCGCGGCTGGAACGTCGTCGCGACCATGCGAAATCCGGATGCCAGCCGCTTCGGTGACGATACCGGACGATTGCGCGTCCTTCCTCTGGATGTGACGGACGAAAAGAGCATCGCGGCCCTGATCGATGCGGCAGGCCCGGTCGACGTGCTGGTAAACAATGCCGGCATCGGCATGGTCGGCGCTTTCGAAGCCACGCCCATGTCGGCAATCCGTACGATCTTCGACACCAACAGCTTCGGTGTGATGGCAATGACACAGGCGATCATCCCGCTGATGCGGAAACGCCGGTCCGGCACGATCGTCAACGTCACCTCCAGCGCCACGCTCGCCTCCTTCCCGCTCGCCGCCGCCTACACCGCCAGCAAGCAGGCAATCCAGGGTTTTTCCGGTTCACTCGCGCATGAGCTGGGTCATTTCGGCATCCGCGTGAAGCTGGTCGAACCCGGCTATGCGCCGACGACCCGTTTCACTGCAAACGCCATCCTGCCGCTGGAGCAATTGCTGCCGGACGACTACATGGCCTTTGCAGCGCCAATCCTTGAAGGTTTCGCCACACCAGCCATGACGACCACGCAAGATGATGTCGCTGAGACGGTCTGGAATGCCGTCCATGACGTATCTGGCCAGCTTCGTTTTCCGGCGGGCCCGGATGCCGTCGCGCTGGCTCGGGGAAACTGA
- a CDS encoding ABC transporter ATP-binding protein — protein MSELEISNISKDYGASRALHPVSITVERGEFVTILGPSGCGKSTLLRILTGISQPSGGEIRLGGKRIDQAPPEARDIAMVFQSYALFPHMSVAKNLGFGLKMKKVAKDERARRIAHALDICNLTGLVDRMPRQLSGGQQQRVALARAIVMQPSLLLFDEPLSNLDAKLRDTLRHELTELHRRIGATSLYVTHDQAEAMAMSDRIVVMNAGRVVEIGTPLELYRAPKHAFTAGFLGQTNLLPVSAEGQQAQLPWGQSVTLDRVAAGNVQISVRPENIHIRADQAGEGTVSAVSFMGANALYTVEIGGRQIRISQSGAETLIDAGQRVALQFPGSVHLLDDRMAGEAA, from the coding sequence ATGAGTGAACTCGAGATCAGCAATATCAGCAAGGATTACGGGGCGAGCCGGGCGCTTCATCCCGTGTCGATCACCGTGGAGCGGGGCGAATTCGTCACCATTCTTGGGCCCTCGGGTTGCGGCAAGTCCACGCTTTTGCGTATCCTCACCGGCATCAGCCAGCCTTCGGGCGGTGAAATCCGGCTGGGTGGCAAGCGCATCGATCAGGCGCCGCCGGAAGCGCGCGATATCGCCATGGTCTTCCAGTCCTATGCGCTTTTCCCGCATATGTCGGTCGCCAAAAATCTCGGCTTCGGGCTGAAGATGAAGAAGGTGGCGAAGGACGAGCGGGCGCGGCGCATCGCCCATGCGCTTGATATCTGCAATCTCACCGGTCTGGTGGATCGCATGCCCCGGCAATTATCCGGCGGCCAGCAGCAGCGTGTGGCGCTGGCGCGGGCCATTGTCATGCAGCCAAGCCTGCTTCTGTTTGACGAGCCGCTTTCCAACCTCGACGCCAAACTCCGCGATACGCTGCGCCATGAGCTGACCGAGCTTCACCGCCGCATCGGTGCGACAAGCCTTTATGTGACACACGATCAGGCCGAAGCCATGGCGATGTCGGACCGGATCGTCGTCATGAATGCGGGCCGGGTGGTCGAGATCGGCACGCCGCTCGAGCTTTATCGTGCGCCGAAACACGCGTTTACCGCCGGCTTTCTAGGCCAGACCAATCTGCTGCCCGTATCCGCTGAAGGCCAGCAGGCGCAATTGCCCTGGGGGCAGTCCGTGACGCTTGACCGGGTTGCCGCCGGCAATGTCCAGATTTCCGTTCGTCCGGAAAACATCCACATCCGCGCCGATCAGGCCGGTGAGGGCACGGTTTCCGCCGTTTCTTTCATGGGCGCCAATGCACTCTACACGGTCGAGATCGGCGGTCGCCAGATCCGGATCAGCCAGTCCGGTGCCGAAACTCTGATCGATGCCGGGCAAAGGGTCGCCCTGCAGTTTCCCGGCTCGGTCCATCTTCTCGATGACAGGATGGCGGGGGAGGCGGCATGA
- a CDS encoding ROK family transcriptional regulator encodes MTTDQTPQHTFDRQPLASENERLILDIVRRHGPIARASITGHTNLTQQSVHRLIEGLLERGLLQTGAPLKGTRGQPSPTIELVPEAAYSLGISINTDSVVICIADFRCDVIVEEKLKMLPEDREMTLSALSLALERLLAEQGIPRERLLGLGFSMSGFFVSEDRAFNAPEPLRDWSLMDLKPILEKRFHLPVWLENNATTGAIGESLRGVGSWCQTFAYLSFNYGFGGGLILGGQPFHGFHGNAGEFSGIYSPDESPKRPALQYLITTLQKNGVNIHSIEPLYQQFDPAWPGVEEWLSETMPQVDRLVASLIAVLDPQAIVFGGQLPRALGQMMIERTHMPSQRVHRYGVGPKEAKLVLSETVGDPSAIGAALLPLRVRYFL; translated from the coding sequence ATGACAACAGATCAGACGCCGCAGCACACCTTCGACCGCCAGCCGCTTGCCAGCGAGAATGAGCGTCTCATTCTGGATATCGTGCGCCGCCACGGCCCCATTGCCCGCGCATCGATCACCGGCCACACGAACCTGACGCAGCAATCCGTGCACCGGCTGATCGAAGGCCTGCTGGAGCGCGGACTTCTGCAGACCGGCGCGCCGCTCAAGGGCACGCGCGGCCAGCCGAGCCCCACCATCGAGCTGGTGCCGGAGGCAGCCTATTCGCTCGGCATTTCCATCAACACCGACTCCGTGGTGATCTGCATCGCCGATTTCCGCTGCGACGTGATTGTTGAGGAAAAACTGAAGATGCTTCCGGAAGACCGGGAGATGACGCTTTCTGCATTGTCGCTGGCGCTCGAACGGCTGCTGGCAGAACAAGGCATCCCGCGCGAGCGCCTGCTTGGCCTCGGTTTTTCCATGTCCGGCTTCTTCGTGTCTGAGGACCGCGCCTTCAATGCGCCGGAGCCCCTGCGCGACTGGTCGCTGATGGACCTGAAGCCAATCCTTGAGAAACGGTTCCACCTACCGGTCTGGCTGGAGAACAACGCCACCACGGGCGCGATCGGCGAAAGCCTCCGCGGTGTCGGCTCGTGGTGTCAAACCTTCGCCTATCTGTCGTTCAACTACGGTTTCGGTGGCGGATTGATCCTCGGCGGCCAGCCGTTTCACGGCTTTCATGGCAATGCCGGCGAATTCAGCGGCATATACAGCCCGGATGAATCGCCCAAACGGCCCGCCCTGCAATACCTGATCACGACGTTGCAGAAAAACGGCGTCAACATCCACTCGATCGAACCGCTCTATCAACAGTTCGACCCCGCATGGCCGGGCGTCGAGGAATGGTTGAGCGAAACCATGCCGCAGGTGGACCGGCTGGTGGCAAGCCTGATCGCGGTACTTGATCCGCAGGCCATCGTCTTTGGCGGACAATTGCCACGCGCACTCGGCCAGATGATGATCGAACGCACGCATATGCCGTCCCAGCGCGTACACCGTTATGGTGTCGGCCCGAAGGAGGCGAAGCTGGTTCTCAGCGAAACCGTCGGCGATCCGTCCGCCATCGGCGCCGCGCTATTGCCACTGAGGGTCCGGTACTTCCTGTAG